In one Amia ocellicauda isolate fAmiCal2 chromosome 2, fAmiCal2.hap1, whole genome shotgun sequence genomic region, the following are encoded:
- the LOC136771822 gene encoding uncharacterized protein LOC136771822 isoform X2: MDRTVAVLLLLHGTLLAIAVDHSLDGLSNSVDQNDLDSTGVRLDCAKSKLNATSAGALPSTSEPGAAASLKTLYRTRRQQSRTPGKRPKPRPGVFSTMSMTQDPAEKAPPEVTQRRRRQLLPRTHHEALPNSPRTKRSLQNKKKKGKGRPGTYSMLGSRPEPKAPRTKRSPQNKNNKNRPECSSMLDHPIPTPLRTKRSLQNKKKKGKGRPGTYSMLGSSPKPMPVERTKRSLPLKKKAAKTIVS; the protein is encoded by the exons ATGGACCGGACTGTAGCTGTCCTGCTCTTGCTGCACGGCACCCTGCTTGCCATTGCTGTGGACCACTCGCTCGATGGGCTCTCAAACTCAGTAGACCAAAATGACCTGGACAGCACAGGAGTACGGCTGGACTGCGCAAAATCGAAACTGAACGCTACG TCTGCTGGAGCCTTGCCAAGCACATCAGAGCCGGGAGCTGCCGCCAGCCTGAAGACACTG tATCGAACGAGGAGGCAACAGTCCCGTACTCCGGGTAAACGACCAAAGCCGAGGCCTGGAGTCTTTTCCACAATGAGT ATGACTCAGGATCCGGCAGAGAAAGCCCCACCTGAAGTG ACTCAGAGACGGAGGAGGCAGCTGTTGCCACGGACCCACCATGAGGCTCTACCCAAT TCCCCAAGAACCAAGAGATCTCTGcagaacaaaaagaagaaagggaaAGGGAGGCCTGGGACCTACTCGATGCTTGGCAGCCGTCCCGAACCAAAG GCCCCAAGGACCAAGAGATCTCcccagaataaaaataataaaaacaggccTGAGTGCTCTTCGATGCTTGACCATCCCATACCAACG CCCCTAAGAACCAAGAGATCTCTGcagaacaaaaagaagaaagggaaAGGGAGGCCTGGGACCTACTCGATGCTTGGCAGCAGTCCCAAACCAATG CCGGTTGAAAGAACCAAGCGGAGTTTGCCATTGAAGAAGAAAGCAGCCAAGACGATTGTTTCCTGA
- the LOC136771822 gene encoding uncharacterized protein LOC136771822 isoform X4, whose translation MDRTVAVLLLLHGTLLAIAVDHSLDGLSNSVDQNDLDSTGVRLDCAKSKLNATSAGALPSTSEPGAAASLKTLYRTRRQQSRTPGKRPKPRPGVFSTMSMTQDPAEKAPPEVTQRRRRQLLPRTHHEALPNSPRTKRSLQNKKKKGKGRPGTYSMLGSRPEPKAPRTKRSPQNKNNKNRPECSSMLDHPIPTPVERTKRSLPLKKKAAKTIVS comes from the exons ATGGACCGGACTGTAGCTGTCCTGCTCTTGCTGCACGGCACCCTGCTTGCCATTGCTGTGGACCACTCGCTCGATGGGCTCTCAAACTCAGTAGACCAAAATGACCTGGACAGCACAGGAGTACGGCTGGACTGCGCAAAATCGAAACTGAACGCTACG TCTGCTGGAGCCTTGCCAAGCACATCAGAGCCGGGAGCTGCCGCCAGCCTGAAGACACTG tATCGAACGAGGAGGCAACAGTCCCGTACTCCGGGTAAACGACCAAAGCCGAGGCCTGGAGTCTTTTCCACAATGAGT ATGACTCAGGATCCGGCAGAGAAAGCCCCACCTGAAGTG ACTCAGAGACGGAGGAGGCAGCTGTTGCCACGGACCCACCATGAGGCTCTACCCAAT TCCCCAAGAACCAAGAGATCTCTGcagaacaaaaagaagaaagggaaAGGGAGGCCTGGGACCTACTCGATGCTTGGCAGCCGTCCCGAACCAAAG GCCCCAAGGACCAAGAGATCTCcccagaataaaaataataaaaacaggccTGAGTGCTCTTCGATGCTTGACCATCCCATACCAACG CCGGTTGAAAGAACCAAGCGGAGTTTGCCATTGAAGAAGAAAGCAGCCAAGACGATTGTTTCCTGA
- the LOC136771822 gene encoding uncharacterized protein LOC136771822 isoform X3, which yields MDRTVAVLLLLHGTLLAIAVDHSLDGLSNSVDQNDLDSTGVRLDCAKSKLNATSAGALPSTSEPGAAASLKTLYRTRRQQSRTPGKRPKPRPGVFSTMSMTQDPAEKAPPEVTQRRRRQLLPRTHHEALPNSPRTKRSLQNKKKKGKGRPGTYSMLGSRPEPKVSCRAPRTKRSPQNKNNKNRPECSSMLDHPIPTPVERTKRSLPLKKKAAKTIVS from the exons ATGGACCGGACTGTAGCTGTCCTGCTCTTGCTGCACGGCACCCTGCTTGCCATTGCTGTGGACCACTCGCTCGATGGGCTCTCAAACTCAGTAGACCAAAATGACCTGGACAGCACAGGAGTACGGCTGGACTGCGCAAAATCGAAACTGAACGCTACG TCTGCTGGAGCCTTGCCAAGCACATCAGAGCCGGGAGCTGCCGCCAGCCTGAAGACACTG tATCGAACGAGGAGGCAACAGTCCCGTACTCCGGGTAAACGACCAAAGCCGAGGCCTGGAGTCTTTTCCACAATGAGT ATGACTCAGGATCCGGCAGAGAAAGCCCCACCTGAAGTG ACTCAGAGACGGAGGAGGCAGCTGTTGCCACGGACCCACCATGAGGCTCTACCCAAT TCCCCAAGAACCAAGAGATCTCTGcagaacaaaaagaagaaagggaaAGGGAGGCCTGGGACCTACTCGATGCTTGGCAGCCGTCCCGAACCAAAGGTGAGCTGCAGA GCCCCAAGGACCAAGAGATCTCcccagaataaaaataataaaaacaggccTGAGTGCTCTTCGATGCTTGACCATCCCATACCAACG CCGGTTGAAAGAACCAAGCGGAGTTTGCCATTGAAGAAGAAAGCAGCCAAGACGATTGTTTCCTGA
- the LOC136771822 gene encoding uncharacterized protein LOC136771822 isoform X1 translates to MDRTVAVLLLLHGTLLAIAVDHSLDGLSNSVDQNDLDSTGVRLDCAKSKLNATSAGALPSTSEPGAAASLKTLYRTRRQQSRTPGKRPKPRPGVFSTMSMTQDPAEKAPPEVTQRRRRQLLPRTHHEALPNSPRTKRSLQNKKKKGKGRPGTYSMLGSRPEPKVSCRAPRTKRSPQNKNNKNRPECSSMLDHPIPTPLRTKRSLQNKKKKGKGRPGTYSMLGSSPKPMPVERTKRSLPLKKKAAKTIVS, encoded by the exons ATGGACCGGACTGTAGCTGTCCTGCTCTTGCTGCACGGCACCCTGCTTGCCATTGCTGTGGACCACTCGCTCGATGGGCTCTCAAACTCAGTAGACCAAAATGACCTGGACAGCACAGGAGTACGGCTGGACTGCGCAAAATCGAAACTGAACGCTACG TCTGCTGGAGCCTTGCCAAGCACATCAGAGCCGGGAGCTGCCGCCAGCCTGAAGACACTG tATCGAACGAGGAGGCAACAGTCCCGTACTCCGGGTAAACGACCAAAGCCGAGGCCTGGAGTCTTTTCCACAATGAGT ATGACTCAGGATCCGGCAGAGAAAGCCCCACCTGAAGTG ACTCAGAGACGGAGGAGGCAGCTGTTGCCACGGACCCACCATGAGGCTCTACCCAAT TCCCCAAGAACCAAGAGATCTCTGcagaacaaaaagaagaaagggaaAGGGAGGCCTGGGACCTACTCGATGCTTGGCAGCCGTCCCGAACCAAAGGTGAGCTGCAGA GCCCCAAGGACCAAGAGATCTCcccagaataaaaataataaaaacaggccTGAGTGCTCTTCGATGCTTGACCATCCCATACCAACG CCCCTAAGAACCAAGAGATCTCTGcagaacaaaaagaagaaagggaaAGGGAGGCCTGGGACCTACTCGATGCTTGGCAGCAGTCCCAAACCAATG CCGGTTGAAAGAACCAAGCGGAGTTTGCCATTGAAGAAGAAAGCAGCCAAGACGATTGTTTCCTGA